The following nucleotide sequence is from Nitrospirota bacterium.
TTTAAGCAATCGTAAGCCTTCTTCTCTATGGATTCTGTTCATCTGAAAATCACCTCAATTCGTCATTCCGTGCTTGACACGGAATCCAGTTCCTTCTGGATTCCTGCTTTCGCAGGAATGACATTTTCATTGCACTTTGTGCCGATTTGTCGGCATAGGTGTTTCTTTATAAAACGAGTCCCTCTCAACAGGCACCTTGCCAGTCTTTTCTATGAGATTTATCAATTCATCTTTTGAAATGGCCTTCTCTGAGATTGCCCCTGCTGAATGGGTAATCTTTTCCTCTACAACTGTGCCATCCAGGTCATCGGCTCCAAAAAGGAGGCACAACTGGGCGACCTTTTTACCGAGCATTACCCAGTAGGCCTTTATGTGCGCAAAGTTGTCAAGGAAGAGTCTGGATACAGCTATGGTCTTTATGTCGTCAAGGCCAGAAGTATAACCCTTTCTAAAAAGCTCTGTGTTTTTTGAATGAAAACAGAGGGGGATGAATGCCTGAAACCCTCCTGTGCTGTCTTGAAGGTCTCTCAACTGTAACATATGATCAACCCTGTGCTCGTACTGCTCGATATGGCCATAAAGCATTGTGGCGTTTGATTTGATACCGAGCCTGTGGGCTTCTGCCATTATCTCAAGCCATCTTCTGCCATCTATTTTTTCAGGGCATATTTTTTTTCTCACATCTTCATGAAATATCTCAGCCCCGCCTCCAGGCATTGAGTCAAGCCCTGCTGCCTTTAAGGCTTTGAGAGTGTCGGTCAGGCTCAGGCCGCTTATCTTTGAGAAATAGTCAACCTCAACTGCTGTAAATGCCTTTATGTGAATATGAGGGAAAGACTCCTTAAGCCGTTTTAATATCTCAAGGTAGAGCTCAAAAGGCCAGTCTGGATGGAGGCCGCCCGTAATATGAACCTCTGAGATAGATAGTGACGAGGGACGAGGGACAAGGGACGAGTTTATATTCTGAGTTTGTTGTTTAAAGCTTTTTGTCTGTATTCTGTATTCTGT
It contains:
- a CDS encoding CofH family radical SAM protein, yielding MNLREIKEKVFSEERLSQEDALGLFESNDIFTIGRLASYASNKKNGNNVYFIQNRHINPTNICINRCKFCAFSRSKGERGAYELTIEEIIEKIRIQNTEYRIQTKSFKQQTQNINSSLVPRPSSLSISEVHITGGLHPDWPFELYLEILKRLKESFPHIHIKAFTAVEVDYFSKISGLSLTDTLKALKAAGLDSMPGGGAEIFHEDVRKKICPEKIDGRRWLEIMAEAHRLGIKSNATMLYGHIEQYEHRVDHMLQLRDLQDSTGGFQAFIPLCFHSKNTELFRKGYTSGLDDIKTIAVSRLFLDNFAHIKAYWVMLGKKVAQLCLLFGADDLDGTVVEEKITHSAGAISEKAISKDELINLIEKTGKVPVERDSFYKETPMPTNRHKVQ